The following proteins come from a genomic window of Enterobacter chengduensis:
- a CDS encoding YbjO family protein, protein MGLLKKSRITHARPNVPALVQVAALAIIMIRCLDVLMILNTLGVRGIGEFIHRSVQTWNLTLVFLSSLVLVFIEIYCAFSLVKGRNWARWVYLLTQVTAASYLWAASLGYGYPELFSIAGGSKREIFHALVMQKLPDMLVLLLLFAPASSRRFFRLQ, encoded by the coding sequence TTGGGATTATTAAAAAAATCACGTATTACGCACGCGCGTCCTAACGTCCCTGCGCTGGTTCAGGTGGCGGCGCTCGCCATTATTATGATCCGCTGCCTGGACGTGCTGATGATTCTGAACACCCTGGGCGTGCGCGGCATCGGTGAATTCATTCACCGCAGCGTGCAGACGTGGAATCTGACGTTGGTCTTTCTGAGCAGCCTGGTGCTGGTCTTTATCGAAATCTACTGCGCGTTTTCGCTGGTCAAAGGGCGCAACTGGGCGCGCTGGGTCTATCTGCTGACGCAGGTGACCGCCGCCAGCTATCTGTGGGCCGCCTCGCTGGGATATGGCTATCCGGAGCTGTTCAGCATTGCAGGCGGATCCAAACGCGAAATCTTCCATGCGCTGGTCATGCAGAAATTGCCAGATATGCTGGTGCTCCTGCTGCTCTTTGCGCCAGCCTCAAGCCGGCGGTTCTTCCGTCTGCAATAA
- the rlmC gene encoding 23S rRNA (uracil(747)-C(5))-methyltransferase RlmC, translating into MQCALYDAGRCRSCQWIEQPVSQQLTAKMADLQQLLAARAVGEWCAPVSGPEKGFRNKAKMVVSGSVEKPLLGMLHRDGTPEDLTDCPLYPALFEPVFAALKPFIARAGLTPYSVARRRGELKYLLLTESQQDGGMMLRFVLRSETKLEQLRAALPWLQEQLPQLKVITANIQPVHMAIMEGEKEIFFTDQHALAESFNGVPLWIRPQSFFQTNPTVASALYATARDWVRALRVNHMWDLFCGVGGFGLHCATPEMQLTGIEISAEAIACAKQSAAELGLTNLHFQALDSTQFATGQGNVPELVLVNPPRRGIGKALCDYLSQMAPEYIIYSSCNAQTMAKDIASLPGYRVERVQLFDMFPHTAHYEVLTLLVKTR; encoded by the coding sequence ATGCAGTGCGCACTCTATGACGCCGGACGCTGCCGCTCCTGTCAGTGGATAGAACAGCCGGTCTCTCAACAACTCACCGCCAAAATGGCCGACCTACAACAGCTGCTGGCAGCCCGCGCGGTGGGCGAATGGTGCGCGCCCGTCAGCGGCCCGGAAAAGGGTTTTCGCAACAAAGCCAAAATGGTGGTCAGCGGCAGCGTCGAAAAACCGCTGCTGGGGATGCTGCACCGCGACGGCACGCCGGAAGATTTAACCGACTGCCCGCTCTATCCTGCGTTGTTTGAACCCGTCTTTGCCGCGCTGAAACCGTTTATCGCGCGGGCAGGGTTAACGCCCTACAGCGTCGCCCGCAGGCGCGGCGAGCTGAAATACCTGCTGCTGACCGAAAGCCAGCAAGACGGCGGCATGATGCTGCGCTTCGTGCTGCGCTCCGAAACCAAGCTGGAACAGCTGCGCGCGGCGCTGCCGTGGCTGCAGGAACAGCTTCCGCAGCTTAAGGTCATCACCGCAAACATTCAGCCGGTGCATATGGCGATCATGGAGGGGGAGAAAGAGATCTTCTTCACCGACCAGCACGCGCTGGCCGAAAGCTTCAACGGCGTGCCGCTGTGGATCCGCCCGCAAAGCTTCTTCCAGACCAACCCGACCGTCGCGAGCGCGTTATACGCCACCGCCCGCGACTGGGTGCGCGCGTTACGCGTTAATCATATGTGGGATCTGTTCTGCGGCGTCGGCGGCTTTGGGCTGCACTGCGCCACGCCGGAGATGCAGCTCACCGGCATTGAGATTTCTGCCGAAGCGATTGCCTGCGCGAAGCAGTCCGCCGCCGAACTGGGGTTAACGAATCTGCACTTCCAGGCGCTCGACTCCACGCAGTTCGCCACCGGCCAGGGCAACGTGCCGGAGCTGGTGCTGGTCAACCCGCCGCGCCGCGGCATCGGCAAGGCGCTTTGCGATTACCTGAGCCAGATGGCGCCGGAATACATCATCTATTCCAGCTGCAACGCGCAGACCATGGCGAAAGACATCGCCAGCCTGCCGGGCTATCGCGTTGAGCGCGTTCAGCTTTTCGATATGTTCCCGCATACCGCGCATTATGAAGTGCTGACGTTGTTGGTAAAAACGCGCTAA
- a CDS encoding response regulator transcription factor has product MKQILLVEDDHDIAALLRLNLEDEGYAITHEPDGGNALQRLEKQPWDAVILDLMLPNVDGLEICRRIRQMTRYLPVIIISARSSETDRITGLETGADDYLAKPFSVQELIARIKALFRRQQAMGQAQTDGHIQAHGLTIDPLARSVLLHGQVVDLTPREFELLYFFARHPGEVFSRLALLEQVWGYQHEGYEHTVNTHINRLRIKIEKDAAEPEIIRTVWGKGYKFAEPNHDAPF; this is encoded by the coding sequence ATGAAGCAGATCCTGCTGGTGGAAGACGACCACGATATCGCGGCGCTTCTGCGACTCAATTTAGAAGACGAAGGCTACGCCATCACCCACGAGCCCGACGGGGGCAACGCCCTGCAGCGCCTGGAAAAACAGCCGTGGGATGCGGTGATCCTCGACCTGATGCTGCCCAACGTTGACGGGCTGGAGATTTGCCGCCGCATCCGGCAGATGACGCGCTACCTGCCGGTCATCATCATCAGCGCCCGCAGCAGTGAAACCGACCGCATCACCGGGCTGGAAACCGGCGCCGATGACTATCTGGCTAAGCCGTTTTCGGTGCAGGAGCTGATTGCGCGCATCAAAGCGCTGTTCCGCCGTCAGCAGGCGATGGGGCAGGCGCAAACGGACGGGCACATCCAGGCCCACGGTCTGACCATCGATCCGCTGGCGCGCAGCGTGCTGCTCCACGGCCAGGTGGTGGATCTCACCCCGCGTGAATTTGAGCTGCTCTACTTTTTTGCCCGCCACCCGGGCGAGGTCTTTTCCCGTCTGGCGCTGCTGGAGCAGGTCTGGGGCTACCAGCACGAAGGCTATGAGCACACCGTCAACACCCACATCAACCGCCTGCGCATCAAGATAGAGAAGGACGCCGCCGAGCCGGAGATAATTCGCACCGTCTGGGGCAAGGGCTATAAATTTGCGGAGCCAAACCATGATGCGCCGTTTTAG
- a CDS encoding sensor histidine kinase — protein MMRRFSLSQRLTLLFILLMMLCAAVACAVQLYTSTQYGNAMVQRLSGGLAQQIVQREPILDAQGRVDRTALKPLFDRLMTFNPSVELYVVSPDGDILADAAPPGHIQRQKIDLAPVQTFLSGTAIPVLGDDPRSQNKKVFSATPLRQDGELKGYLYIILQGEESNALAEMAWHRALWSTVLWSLLWVALFGLLAGLLVWYWVTRPVKRLTEEVAGLEQDSISAIRLLAAQPPEDAANDEVARLRNSFIELARKITQQWDRLADSDRQRREFIANISHDLRTPLTSLLGYLETLSLKSATLTPQEHQQYLATALRQGQKVRHLSQQLFELARLEHGGIKPQRERFAMGELISDVAQKFELTARTREVNLHIDVPGPLPLVNADVSMIERVVTNLLDNAMRHTPTGGEIRLAVWQENERLQVEVADSGTGVDASLRDDLFQRPSALNTQASRENRGGLGLLIVKRMLELHGGGIRLMESVSGARFRFFVPL, from the coding sequence ATGATGCGCCGTTTTAGCCTGAGCCAGCGCCTGACGCTGCTGTTCATCCTGCTGATGATGCTCTGCGCTGCCGTTGCCTGCGCGGTGCAGCTCTACACCAGCACGCAGTACGGCAACGCGATGGTGCAGCGGCTGTCTGGCGGACTTGCGCAGCAGATCGTCCAGCGGGAACCGATTCTGGACGCGCAGGGCCGGGTTGACCGAACGGCGCTCAAGCCGCTGTTTGACCGGCTGATGACCTTCAATCCGAGCGTTGAGCTGTACGTTGTCTCGCCCGACGGCGATATCCTGGCCGATGCCGCACCGCCGGGCCATATTCAGCGGCAAAAAATCGACCTGGCACCGGTTCAAACCTTCCTGAGCGGCACCGCCATTCCGGTACTGGGCGACGATCCGCGCAGCCAGAATAAAAAGGTCTTCAGCGCCACGCCGCTTCGGCAGGACGGCGAGCTTAAGGGCTACCTGTATATTATTTTGCAGGGCGAGGAGTCGAACGCGCTGGCGGAAATGGCCTGGCACAGGGCGCTGTGGAGCACGGTGCTTTGGTCGCTGCTGTGGGTGGCGCTGTTTGGCCTGCTGGCGGGCCTGCTGGTCTGGTACTGGGTCACGCGCCCGGTTAAACGTCTGACGGAAGAGGTTGCCGGGCTGGAGCAGGACAGCATTAGCGCAATCAGGCTGCTGGCGGCACAGCCGCCGGAAGACGCGGCAAATGACGAAGTGGCGCGCCTGCGCAACAGCTTTATCGAGCTGGCGCGCAAAATCACCCAGCAGTGGGATCGGCTGGCCGACAGCGATCGCCAGCGCCGGGAGTTTATCGCCAATATTTCGCACGATCTCCGCACGCCGCTGACCTCGCTGCTGGGCTATCTGGAAACCCTGTCGCTCAAGTCCGCGACCCTGACGCCGCAGGAGCACCAGCAGTATCTCGCCACCGCGCTGCGTCAGGGACAAAAGGTGCGCCATCTTTCGCAGCAGCTGTTTGAGCTGGCGCGCCTTGAGCACGGCGGCATCAAGCCGCAGCGAGAGCGTTTCGCGATGGGGGAGCTGATCTCCGACGTGGCGCAGAAGTTTGAGCTTACCGCCCGCACGCGCGAGGTGAATTTGCATATTGACGTGCCGGGACCGCTGCCGCTGGTCAACGCCGACGTGTCGATGATCGAGCGCGTGGTGACTAACCTGCTCGATAACGCGATGCGCCATACGCCGACCGGCGGGGAAATTCGCCTGGCGGTCTGGCAGGAGAATGAACGGCTTCAGGTTGAAGTGGCCGACAGCGGTACGGGCGTGGATGCCTCGCTGCGCGACGATCTGTTCCAGCGGCCTTCGGCGCTGAATACCCAGGCATCGCGGGAGAATCGCGGCGGGTTGGGGCTGTTAATCGTGAAACGGATGCTGGAGCTGCACGGCGGTGGAATACGGCTGATGGAGTCGGTGAGCGGGGCGCGGTTCAGATTCTTTGTGCCGCTTTGA
- the artJ gene encoding arginine ABC transporter substrate-binding protein ArtJ, with protein sequence MKKLVLAALLATFAAGASAADKINFGVSATYPPFESLDASNQIVGFDIDLAKALCKQMQADCTFTNHAFDSLIPSLKFKKYDAVISGMDITPERSKQVAFTDPYYANSAVVIAKKGAYTSFDQLKGKRIGMENGTTHQKYLQDKHPEVKTVAYDSYQNAIIDLKNGRIDGVFGDTAVVNEWLKTNPQLGTATEKVTDPQYFGTGLGIAVRPDNKALREKLNGALKAIKADGTYQKISDQWFPQ encoded by the coding sequence ATGAAAAAGTTAGTTCTGGCCGCATTACTGGCAACCTTCGCCGCTGGCGCATCCGCTGCGGATAAAATCAATTTTGGCGTGTCCGCCACCTATCCGCCGTTTGAATCGCTGGATGCCAGCAACCAGATCGTGGGTTTCGACATTGACCTGGCGAAAGCCCTGTGCAAACAGATGCAGGCCGACTGCACCTTTACCAACCATGCTTTTGACAGCCTGATCCCGTCGCTGAAGTTCAAAAAATATGACGCGGTGATCTCCGGGATGGACATCACGCCGGAGCGCAGCAAGCAGGTGGCGTTCACCGACCCGTACTACGCCAACTCGGCGGTGGTGATTGCGAAGAAAGGCGCTTATACCTCTTTCGACCAGCTGAAAGGCAAACGCATCGGGATGGAAAACGGCACCACGCACCAGAAATACCTCCAGGACAAACATCCTGAAGTGAAAACCGTGGCCTATGACAGCTACCAGAACGCGATTATCGACCTGAAAAATGGCCGTATCGACGGCGTCTTCGGCGACACCGCCGTGGTGAACGAGTGGCTGAAAACCAACCCGCAGCTGGGCACGGCGACCGAGAAAGTGACCGATCCACAGTACTTCGGCACGGGCCTCGGCATCGCGGTACGTCCGGATAACAAAGCCCTGCGGGAAAAACTGAACGGCGCGCTGAAGGCGATTAAAGCGGACGGTACGTATCAGAAAATCAGCGACCAGTGGTTCCCGCAGTAA
- the artM gene encoding arginine ABC transporter permease ArtM: MLEYFPELMKGLHTSLTLTVASIIVALILALIFTIILTLKTPVLVWVVRGYITLFTGTPLLVQIFLIYYGPGQFPSLQEYPVIWHLLSEPWLCALIALSLNSAAYTTQLFYGAIRAIPEGQWQSCGALGMSKKDTLAILLPYAFKRALSSYSNEVVLVFKSTSLAYTITLMEVMGHGQLLYGRTYDVMVFGAAGVVYLVVNGLLTLMMRLIERKALAFERRN, translated from the coding sequence ATGCTTGAATACTTTCCCGAGTTGATGAAAGGGCTGCACACCAGCCTGACGCTGACCGTGGCGTCCATCATCGTGGCGCTGATCCTGGCCCTTATCTTCACCATCATCCTGACGCTGAAAACGCCGGTGCTGGTGTGGGTTGTGCGCGGCTACATCACCCTGTTTACCGGTACGCCGCTGCTGGTGCAGATCTTCCTGATTTACTACGGCCCGGGCCAGTTCCCGTCGCTGCAGGAGTATCCGGTTATCTGGCACCTGCTCTCTGAGCCGTGGCTGTGCGCCCTGATAGCCCTTTCCCTGAACAGCGCGGCCTATACCACCCAGCTGTTCTACGGGGCGATCCGCGCCATCCCGGAGGGCCAGTGGCAGTCCTGCGGGGCGCTCGGCATGAGCAAGAAAGACACGCTGGCGATCCTGCTGCCGTACGCCTTTAAGCGCGCGCTCTCCTCTTACTCCAACGAAGTGGTGCTGGTGTTCAAAAGTACCTCGCTGGCCTACACCATCACCCTGATGGAGGTGATGGGCCACGGACAGCTGCTGTACGGGCGCACCTATGACGTGATGGTGTTCGGCGCGGCGGGCGTGGTGTATCTGGTGGTGAACGGTCTGCTGACGCTGATGATGCGTTTGATTGAGCGTAAAGCGCTGGCGTTTGAGCGCAGAAATTAA
- the artQ gene encoding arginine ABC transporter permease ArtQ — protein sequence MNEIFPLASAAGMTVGLAVCALIIGLVLAMFFAVWESAKWFPVAWAGSALVTVLRGLPEILVVLFIYFGSSQLLLTLSDGFTINLGFAQIPVQMQIDNFDVSPFLCGVIALSLLYSAYASQTLRGALKAVPQGQWESGQALGLSKSAIFFRLVMPQMWRHALPGLGNQWLVLLKDTALVSLISVNDLMLQTKSIATRTQEPFTWYIVAAAIYLVITLLSQYILKRIDLRATRFERRPG from the coding sequence ATGAATGAAATTTTTCCTTTAGCAAGCGCCGCCGGGATGACCGTCGGCCTTGCCGTTTGCGCACTGATTATCGGCCTCGTGCTGGCGATGTTCTTTGCGGTGTGGGAATCCGCGAAATGGTTCCCCGTCGCCTGGGCAGGCTCCGCGCTGGTCACCGTGCTGCGTGGGCTACCGGAAATTCTGGTGGTCCTGTTTATCTATTTCGGCTCGTCACAGCTGCTGCTTACGCTGTCGGACGGCTTCACGATTAATCTCGGCTTTGCGCAGATCCCGGTGCAGATGCAGATTGACAACTTCGACGTCAGCCCGTTCCTGTGCGGCGTGATTGCCCTCTCCCTGCTCTACTCGGCGTATGCGTCGCAAACCCTGCGCGGTGCGCTGAAGGCCGTGCCGCAGGGGCAGTGGGAATCGGGCCAGGCGTTAGGGCTGTCGAAATCGGCGATCTTCTTCCGTCTGGTGATGCCGCAGATGTGGCGTCATGCCCTGCCGGGCCTCGGCAACCAGTGGCTGGTGCTGCTGAAGGATACCGCGCTGGTGAGCCTGATAAGCGTTAACGATTTGATGCTGCAAACCAAAAGCATCGCCACCCGTACCCAGGAGCCCTTCACCTGGTACATTGTGGCGGCGGCGATCTACCTGGTGATTACGTTGCTCAGTCAGTACATCCTCAAGCGTATTGACCTGCGGGCGACGCGCTTTGAACGGAGACCAGGCTGA
- the artI gene encoding arginine ABC transporter substrate-binding protein ArtI: MKKVLLAVLLAGVTLSATAAQTIRFATEASYPPFESIDANNKIVGFDVDLANALCKEIDATCTFSNQAFDSLIPSLKFRRIDAVMAGMDITPEREKQVLFTTPYYDNSALFIGQKGKFTSVDQLKGKKVGVQNGTTHQKFIMDKHPEITTVPYDSYQNAKLDLQNGRIDGVFGDTAVVTEWLKANDKLAPVGDKVTDKDYFGTGLGIAVRQGNTELQQKFNAALEKVKKDGTYETIYKKWFQK, from the coding sequence ATGAAAAAAGTATTACTTGCCGTGCTGCTCGCTGGCGTTACCCTTTCTGCTACCGCAGCCCAGACCATTCGTTTCGCCACGGAAGCGTCCTACCCTCCGTTTGAGTCGATTGATGCGAACAATAAAATTGTGGGCTTCGACGTGGACCTGGCGAACGCCCTGTGTAAAGAGATCGATGCGACCTGTACCTTCAGCAACCAGGCGTTCGACAGCCTGATCCCAAGCCTGAAGTTCCGCCGTATCGACGCCGTGATGGCCGGTATGGACATCACCCCAGAGCGTGAAAAGCAGGTGCTGTTCACCACCCCTTATTACGACAACTCCGCCCTGTTCATTGGTCAGAAAGGGAAATTCACCTCTGTCGATCAGCTGAAAGGCAAAAAAGTGGGCGTGCAGAACGGCACCACGCACCAGAAATTCATCATGGATAAACATCCGGAAATCACCACCGTTCCGTATGACAGCTACCAGAACGCGAAGCTGGATCTGCAAAATGGCCGTATCGACGGCGTTTTCGGTGATACCGCGGTGGTGACCGAGTGGCTGAAAGCCAACGACAAGCTGGCCCCGGTGGGCGACAAAGTGACCGATAAGGACTACTTCGGTACCGGTCTGGGCATTGCCGTTCGTCAGGGCAACACCGAGCTGCAGCAGAAATTCAACGCTGCGCTGGAAAAAGTGAAGAAAGACGGCACCTACGAAACCATCTACAAAAAATGGTTCCAGAAGTAA
- the artP gene encoding arginine ABC transporter ATP-binding protein ArtP, giving the protein MSIKLNGINCFYGAHQALFDITLNCPEGETLVLLGPSGAGKSSLLRVLNLLEMPRSGTLAIAGNHFDFAKTPSDKAIRELRQNVGMVFQQYNLWPHLTVLQNLIEAPCRVLGLSKDQAIARADKLLDRLRLKPYSDRYPLHLSGGQQQRVAIARALMMEPAVLLFDEPTAALDPEITAQIVSIIRELAETNITQVIVTHEVEVARKTASRVVYMENGYIVEQGDASCFANPQTDAFKNYLSH; this is encoded by the coding sequence ATGAGTATTAAACTAAACGGCATTAACTGCTTCTACGGCGCACACCAGGCGCTGTTTGACATCACGCTGAACTGCCCGGAAGGCGAAACGCTGGTTTTGCTTGGCCCAAGCGGTGCAGGCAAAAGCTCCCTTCTGCGCGTCCTTAATCTGCTTGAAATGCCCCGCTCGGGTACGCTGGCGATTGCCGGTAACCATTTTGATTTTGCAAAAACGCCGTCTGATAAAGCGATTCGTGAACTGCGTCAAAACGTCGGCATGGTCTTCCAGCAATACAATCTCTGGCCGCATCTGACCGTCCTGCAAAACCTAATTGAAGCGCCGTGCCGCGTGCTGGGGTTAAGCAAGGATCAGGCGATTGCCCGTGCCGACAAGCTGCTGGATCGTCTGCGCCTTAAGCCCTACAGCGACCGCTATCCGCTGCACCTTTCCGGTGGTCAGCAGCAGCGCGTCGCCATTGCCCGCGCGCTGATGATGGAGCCCGCCGTTCTGCTGTTTGATGAACCGACCGCAGCGCTGGACCCGGAGATCACCGCCCAGATCGTCAGCATCATTCGCGAGCTGGCGGAAACCAACATTACGCAGGTTATCGTCACCCACGAAGTGGAAGTGGCGCGTAAAACCGCCAGCCGCGTGGTGTACATGGAAAACGGCTATATCGTTGAGCAAGGTGATGCGAGCTGCTTCGCAAACCCGCAAACCGATGCCTTCAAAAACTATTTATCTCATTGA
- a CDS encoding lipoprotein: MRYSALTLLVPCALVLSACTTTVTPAFKDIGTRSGPCIEGGPDAVAQQFYDYRIQHRSNDLTGLRPYLSDGLAKLLNDAARDPQHNALLKSDPFSSRTTLPDSAEVASASTIPNTDARNIPLRVKLTQGSQTWQDEVLMIREGQCWAVDDVRYVGGSVHAPAGTLRQSIENR; encoded by the coding sequence ATGCGCTATTCAGCTTTAACACTTTTGGTGCCCTGCGCGCTGGTGCTCAGCGCCTGTACCACCACGGTCACGCCGGCCTTTAAGGATATCGGTACCCGCAGCGGCCCCTGCATTGAGGGCGGCCCGGACGCCGTGGCGCAGCAGTTCTATGATTATCGCATTCAGCACCGCAGCAACGACCTCACCGGCCTGCGCCCGTACCTGAGCGATGGCCTGGCTAAACTGCTTAACGACGCCGCCCGCGATCCGCAGCACAACGCGCTGCTGAAATCCGATCCGTTCTCCAGCCGTACCACGCTGCCGGACAGCGCCGAGGTGGCCAGTGCATCAACCATCCCGAACACCGATGCGCGAAACATTCCGCTGCGCGTGAAGCTGACGCAGGGCAGCCAAACCTGGCAGGATGAAGTGCTGATGATCCGTGAGGGACAGTGCTGGGCGGTCGACGACGTGCGCTACGTTGGCGGCAGCGTTCATGCCCCGGCCGGCACGCTTCGCCAGTCCATTGAGAACCGCTAA
- a CDS encoding heavy metal-binding domain-containing protein — protein MQFSTTPTLEGQTITEYCGVVTGEAILGANIFRDFFAGIRDIVGGRSGAYEKELRKAREIAFKELCEQAEALGADAVVGIDIDYETVGKDASMLMVSVSGTAVKTLR, from the coding sequence ATGCAGTTTTCAACAACGCCAACCCTGGAAGGGCAGACAATAACCGAGTATTGCGGAGTGGTCACCGGCGAAGCGATTCTCGGTGCCAATATCTTCCGCGACTTTTTTGCCGGCATCCGCGATATCGTTGGCGGCCGCTCGGGCGCATACGAAAAAGAGCTGCGCAAAGCGCGCGAAATTGCGTTTAAGGAGCTTTGCGAGCAGGCGGAAGCCCTCGGCGCCGATGCGGTCGTGGGGATTGATATCGACTACGAAACGGTCGGAAAAGATGCCAGCATGCTGATGGTGAGCGTAAGCGGTACGGCGGTGAAAACCCTGCGATGA
- a CDS encoding N-acetylmuramoyl-L-alanine amidase has translation MRRSFAALLLALLLAGCATEKGIVDKGAYELDTRHQAQAAYPRIKVLVIHYTADDFDSSLATLTDKNVSSHYLIPAKPPAPDGKPRIWQLVPESELAWHAGISFWRGTNRINDTSVGIELENRGWQKAAGVKHFTPFEPAQIAALVPLAKDIITRYNIRPENVVAHSDIAPQRKDDPGPLFPWRELARQGIGAWPDPARVAFYINGRPRYQQVDTGALLDLLARYGYEVPVDGTPAQQKRVITAFQMHFRPERWNGVADVETMAIAEALLEKYGQG, from the coding sequence ATGAGGCGTTCGTTTGCCGCGCTTCTGCTGGCGCTGCTGCTGGCAGGATGCGCCACCGAAAAAGGGATCGTCGACAAAGGCGCCTACGAGCTGGATACGCGTCATCAGGCGCAGGCGGCTTACCCGCGCATCAAGGTGCTGGTGATCCACTACACCGCGGACGATTTTGACAGCTCGCTGGCCACGCTGACGGATAAGAACGTCAGCTCTCACTATTTGATCCCGGCCAAGCCTCCGGCGCCGGACGGTAAGCCGCGCATCTGGCAGCTGGTCCCCGAGAGCGAGCTGGCCTGGCATGCGGGCATCAGCTTCTGGCGCGGCACCAACCGGATAAACGATACGTCCGTCGGCATTGAGCTGGAGAACCGCGGCTGGCAAAAAGCGGCCGGGGTGAAGCACTTTACCCCGTTTGAGCCCGCGCAAATTGCGGCGCTGGTGCCCCTCGCCAAAGACATTATTACCCGCTACAACATCAGGCCCGAAAACGTGGTAGCCCATTCGGACATCGCCCCGCAGCGCAAAGACGATCCCGGCCCGCTGTTCCCGTGGCGAGAGCTTGCCCGGCAGGGCATTGGCGCATGGCCCGATCCGGCGCGCGTCGCGTTCTATATAAACGGGCGGCCGCGCTATCAGCAGGTGGACACCGGGGCATTGCTCGATCTCCTCGCGCGCTATGGCTATGAGGTGCCGGTTGACGGCACCCCGGCGCAGCAAAAGCGCGTCATCACGGCATTCCAGATGCATTTCCGGCCCGAGCGGTGGAACGGCGTCGCGGACGTTGAAACGATGGCCATTGCCGAAGCGCTTTTAGAGAAATACGGGCAGGGGTAA
- a CDS encoding helix-turn-helix domain-containing protein: MLSIYGKKLRPQDEMNSIISATVGFEEKTLKKWQKISTADSQYIHIIVSGEVEFRRESDELCMFTVTGQCIFGLSSMYYSSTHMYGLVRANTVVRSIKKETFAQLMTDNNLWPQLTKVLSWYICMLSKRDDVLVARSAYSVVREFLYEINDLIVHHQRDINVYDYIQEYTNLARSTIIKILSDLKKGQYIVVEKGRLLNLTTLPEKY, from the coding sequence ATGTTAAGCATTTACGGTAAAAAATTACGTCCACAGGACGAAATGAATAGTATTATTTCTGCAACCGTCGGTTTTGAAGAGAAAACCTTAAAGAAATGGCAGAAAATATCCACGGCTGATTCACAATACATTCATATTATCGTCAGCGGCGAAGTTGAATTCCGACGCGAGTCCGACGAGCTGTGTATGTTCACCGTGACCGGCCAGTGTATTTTCGGCCTTTCCTCGATGTACTACAGCTCGACCCACATGTACGGCCTCGTTCGCGCCAATACCGTGGTGCGATCCATTAAAAAAGAGACCTTCGCACAGCTGATGACGGATAACAATCTGTGGCCTCAGTTAACCAAAGTTCTCTCCTGGTATATCTGCATGTTGAGCAAACGTGACGATGTTCTGGTTGCCCGCAGCGCTTATTCTGTGGTGCGTGAATTTTTATATGAGATAAACGACCTGATTGTTCATCACCAACGCGATATTAACGTTTATGATTATATTCAGGAGTACACCAACCTGGCCCGTAGCACCATCATTAAAATTCTCTCCGATCTGAAAAAAGGTCAATATATCGTTGTGGAAAAGGGTCGACTCCTTAACCTCACCACGTTGCCAGAAAAATATTAA
- the gspC gene encoding type II secretion system protein GspC, translated as MFVLLIFCGQQGYLTFKDYKKVTNKLANSDAQPLKKRRDEKTFTLFTAAVRQDNPAAAVKTPLAAEIEGIVRSDDAWLSFAVIKTPGGQKSYREGEPLVGFNDAFIQEINKDSVVVNYEGATQVLALNKPDYFKGGVDSGPVTKSTKDAGAESVHLDDYLVLKPVIEKGQLEGYNINPRNASAFFSHTGLEKGDVAVKVNSVDMTDEAKAKSIIANWSKMKEAEVVVRRHAHLENIRVNVLNN; from the coding sequence CTGTTTGTGCTGTTAATTTTTTGCGGCCAGCAAGGGTATCTGACGTTCAAAGATTATAAAAAAGTTACGAATAAGTTGGCTAATTCTGACGCGCAGCCGCTGAAAAAACGTCGTGACGAAAAGACATTCACCCTCTTCACGGCGGCGGTACGCCAGGACAACCCGGCAGCGGCGGTAAAAACCCCGCTGGCCGCGGAGATCGAAGGCATCGTGCGCAGCGATGATGCCTGGCTTTCGTTCGCCGTTATCAAAACGCCGGGCGGTCAGAAGAGCTACCGCGAAGGCGAGCCGCTGGTCGGCTTTAACGATGCGTTTATCCAGGAAATTAATAAAGACAGCGTGGTGGTTAATTACGAAGGTGCTACGCAGGTACTGGCGTTAAATAAGCCGGATTATTTTAAGGGCGGCGTTGACAGCGGCCCGGTAACCAAATCGACGAAAGATGCAGGCGCGGAAAGCGTGCATCTGGATGATTATCTGGTGTTAAAGCCCGTGATCGAAAAAGGCCAGCTGGAAGGCTACAACATTAATCCAAGGAATGCCTCCGCGTTCTTCAGCCATACAGGGCTGGAAAAAGGGGACGTGGCGGTAAAAGTAAACTCTGTCGATATGACCGACGAGGCAAAGGCAAAAAGTATTATTGCTAACTGGTCGAAAATGAAAGAAGCGGAGGTCGTCGTCAGACGTCACGCTCACCTTGAAAATATTCGGGTTAATGTTTTAAACAATTAA